Proteins from a genomic interval of Heteronotia binoei isolate CCM8104 ecotype False Entrance Well chromosome 5, APGP_CSIRO_Hbin_v1, whole genome shotgun sequence:
- the DAXX gene encoding death domain-associated protein 6, whose translation MAAGRRGPAHRKEGEDGGARWARRFRSCAVGRGRKRSGGGRGCWRRGHVEASRSLGGGMASCEGGVIVLDPPSPAPHPPPPAGKDPASLRSHNRRLFQEFVDFCSQHTKEHPEVMTYLAGRHQKTTPQFLASVEFCNVLGRCLSRVQAKRSKVYVYINELCTVFKAHSQKRKLPLSSSAPAEPPEASSAPADPAEPQAEPPERRRGSKRQIRYLENLLQVYAVEIRRLQERELDLEELDREDSAYLQENRLKRRMMRIFERLCELKDCNSLTGRVIEQRIPYRGTRYPEVNRRIERLINHPEAFPDYNDILKVVLKANSRHSLGLPKRQMESMAADAFREVGNRLQERRHLDLVYNFGSHLTDQYRPGSDPALSDSELARRLRHNREQALQRLEQVVSHYTQLQDKSEEDEWRRKRGQTPSSAAARQKGEPASPNSSSGAAGPEGRLSPRAARKTSKADEEEEDEEEEEEEESSSESDLEAELEKSLEGGEEEEEEEEGPGPDVP comes from the exons ATGGCGGCGGGGAGGCGCGGCCCCGCCCACCGGAAGGAAGGGGAAGATGGCGGCGCCCGTTGGGCCCGGCGCTTCCGGTCCTGCGCAGTGGGGCGCGGCAGGAAGCGGAGCGGAGGCGGGAGAGGCTGCTGGAGGAGGGGCCACGTGGAGGCCTCGCGTTCCCTGGGGGGCGGCATGGCCTCCTGCGAGGGGGGCGTCATCGTCCTCGACCCCCCGTCCCCCGCCCCGCACCCCCCGCCGCCCGCCGGCAAGGACCCCGCCAGCCTCCGCAGCCACAACCGCCGCCTCTTCCAGGAG ttTGTGGACTTCTGCTCGCAGCACACGAAGGAGCACCCGGAGGTGATGACGTACCTGGCCGGCCGCCACCAGAAGACCACCCCGCAGTTCCTGGCCTCCGTGGAGTTCTGCAACGTCCTGGGCCGCTGCCTGAGCCGCGTGCAGGCCAAGCGCAGCAAGGTCTACGTCTACATCAACGAGCTGTGCACGGTCTTCAAGGCCCACTCCCAGAAGAGGAAGCTGCCCCTGAGCTCCTCCGCCCCCGCAGAGCCCCCCGAGGCCTCCTCTGCCCCCGCAGACCCCGCAGAGCCGCAGGCCGAGCCCCCGGAGCGGCGGAGGGGCTCCAAGCGGCAGATCCGGTACTTGGAGAACCTGCTGCAGGTCTACGCGGTGGAGATCCGGCGGCTGCAGGAGCGGGAGCTGGACTTGGAGGAGCTGGACCGCGAGGACTCGGCCTACCTGCAGGAGAACCGCCTGAAGCGGCGCATGATGCGCATCTTCGAGCGCCTCTGCGAGCTGAAGGACTGCAACAGCCTGACGGGGCGCGTCATCGAGCAGCGCATCCCCTACCGGGGGACCCGCTACCCGGAGGTCAACCGCCGCATCGAGCGCCTCATCAACCACCCGGAGGCCTTCCCCGACTACAACGACATCCTGAAGGTGGTGCTGAAGGCCAATAGCCGCCACAGCCTGGGCCTGCCCAAGCGCCAGATGGAGAGCATGGCCGCAGACGCCTTCCGCGAGGTGGGCAACCGCCTGCAGGAGCGCCGCCACCTCGACCTGGTCTACAACTTCGGCAGCCACCTCACCGACCAGTACCGGCCAG GCTCAGACCCCGCCCTGTCGGACAGCGAGCTGGCCCGCCGCCTGCGGCACAACCGGGAACAGGCCCTGCAGCGGCTGGAGCAGGTGGTCTCGCACTACACGCAGCTGCAGGACAAGAGCGAGGAGGACGAGTGGCGCCGGAAGCGGGGGCAGACCCCCAGCAGCGCTGCCGCCCGCCAGAAGGGGGAGCCGGCCTCTCCCAACTCCTCCTCGGGGGCTGCCGGCCCAGAG GGCAGACTCAGTCCCAGAGCGGCCAGAAAGACTTCGAAGGCAGACGAGGAagaggaggacgaggaggaggaggaggaagaagagtccTCCTCGGAGTCCGACCTTGAGGCGGAGCTGGAGAAGAGCTTGGAGggcggagaggaggaggaggaggaggaggaaggcccGGGCCCAG ATGTGCCATGA